One Oncorhynchus keta strain PuntledgeMale-10-30-2019 chromosome 22, Oket_V2, whole genome shotgun sequence DNA window includes the following coding sequences:
- the LOC118401344 gene encoding C-C motif chemokine 4-like → MDSDYRGTKTKTGQTPDLTSQIIMKTTCLTLGLLLLTVSQSYAIPLGLESSPDSCCFSFSKIRVPSKKIDSIQRTHSGCPRPAFVVRTVEGRVICFQSSVPWVQKAFNRVKQPAAVATSSGIEGSSHP, encoded by the exons ATGGACTCAGACTACAGAGGAACCAAAACAAAGACAGGTCAAACGCCAGACTTGACATCTCAAATCATCATGAAGACGACCTGCTTGACTCTTGGGTTATTGCTGCTGACAGTATCCCAGTCCTATGCTATCC CTCTTGGACTGGAGTCATCACCTGACAGCTGCTGTTTCAGCTTCTCCAAAATTAGAGTGCCCTCCAAGAAGATCGACTCCATCCAGAGAACTCACAGTGGATGCCCCCGACCAGCATTTGT GGTCAGAACTGTTGAGGGCAGAGTGATTTGCTTCCAGTCAAGTGTGCCGTGGGTACAGAAAGCCTTCAACCGGGTCAAGCAGCCAGCAGCTGTGGCCACAAGTAGCGGCATTGAGGGTTCCAGTCATCCTTGA